From Algoriphagus sp. NG3, the proteins below share one genomic window:
- a CDS encoding response regulator encodes MITQILLIDDDPIINFIHTKLIRKKFPDIPLLTFANGQAGLLHIKSNRDESYLVFLDLNMPKMNGLEFLNAVSSEVYDVNLKVHIVTSSINPDDKKRTENFEQVLSYIVKPLKDKDLEHITLI; translated from the coding sequence ATGATAACACAGATACTATTAATTGACGATGACCCTATTATCAACTTCATCCATACAAAGCTTATACGTAAAAAATTCCCGGATATTCCTCTGCTTACTTTTGCGAATGGGCAAGCAGGTCTTTTGCATATAAAAAGTAACCGAGATGAATCTTACCTTGTTTTTCTTGATTTGAATATGCCGAAAATGAATGGATTGGAATTTTTGAATGCTGTTTCATCAGAAGTATATGATGTGAACCTTAAGGTACATATCGTAACCTCATCTATCAATCCTGACGATAAAAAGCGGACAGAAAATTTTGAGCAAGTGCTATCCTATATTGTAAAACCATTGAAGGATAAAGATCTGGAACATATTACTCTGATATGA
- a CDS encoding two-component regulator propeller domain-containing protein, with amino-acid sequence MKGYGFCAVVCLMMLWSGWVLGQDETDKLVFRNLDESLGLSNSNILSMIRDADGMMWFGTAYGLYRYDGTRTKIFLNTKDSTSISHNNIHKIFLGPEDKLWVKNVNGIFDVYDPDNERFVRVSSVFSSVYQLASESLGMILKDRQNRFWFTHPSNGISIFYEDTGRTVYVQNTNQKGSLSSNDIASIAEAPNGMIWVVHRSGIIDLLDPNNLIVTQTFRLPKDEIPTTASYEILIDSDGDAWIFDPDRDLGVFRVDGFNHTIEANKENNGTYRLNNNMVKTIIEAKKGQIWLGTDHGGINIISKSTKTIKYLTGENTQDNSTPHNVVYSLYKDNEDIIWVGTHKKGVAYYHQGLLRFSHVNKNFADHNTLPFNDVNAFAEDSLGNLYIGTNGGGLYYHNRKSNTYKEYKHNPDDDTSLTGDVIVDLMIDHKGVLWIGTYLNGLGSFDGKKFTTYSYLPENDSGIPGPSIWKLFEDSTGKIWVGTLRSGISMLDKDRKKFHNYPAGSGPFFTSNQYITGFAEDKEGNIWVSGGSGLNMLNYRTKANAFYSETQGRGLTDSNISDLYVDSEGILWITTLSGLFYLDTSDTTFVHFGKDEGLPTDYLVDMVEDEGKNLWISSQMGLSYAQVNRRQKPFSITFQNFDQKDGLQAALFNKNAALKTTKDEFIFGGPNGYNIFKSENFAFERNNPSVVFTDFQLFNEEVRVGDKQGNRVLLPKALDKMDQLVLKHDENIFSVGFSALNFLYPEKNKYRYKLTGFNDEWIYMNDDVAKVTFTNLDPGIYSLVVQPGTVLDGWSPYEYKLDIKILAPFWKTPIAYFLYSMFILAIIFYFRNQMLARQREKFDREQAIQEAKRVQELDRLKTKFFTNLSHEFRTPLSLILTPTEHLMAGTQSQGLLSQYKIIQRNARRLLKLINQLLDVKNLESGGVIFHPSEGDIVQFIKECVADFYELSENKHIHLNFETNTHGQQAIFDPDKLEKIIFNLLSNAFKFTQEDGAITVTLELLHENEESGTLILSVSDTGVGIAKEDQAKIFERFYTTEGHKQQLNQGSGIGLSLVQDFAKVMNGNINVESELGMGSVFTLTIPLGLIISDHWDEDVEDAGFEGGNLKDVILIAEDHVEFRNYLKDCLSDTYQIITTSNGTQGWELAQRHIPDLIISDLMMPEMDGMEFCQKVKGEIKTSHIPVILLTAKKSEEAMVQSLDSRCNLYLTKPFNLEVLQLSIKNLLRERNLIQEQNREKIQINASEVRVTSLDDQLIQKAVALVEKYIEDPQLSVEFLSKELGMSRVHLYKKLQSITGKSPIEFIRLIRLKRASQLLAKSQLNISEIAYMVGYNNAKYFTKQFKAEFSMLPSEYVAQQQELAED; translated from the coding sequence ATGAAAGGATATGGGTTTTGTGCTGTAGTTTGCTTGATGATGCTCTGGTCAGGCTGGGTGCTGGGCCAGGATGAAACGGATAAATTGGTCTTTAGAAATCTAGACGAAAGTCTGGGACTCTCCAATTCCAATATCCTGAGTATGATCAGGGATGCCGATGGAATGATGTGGTTTGGGACAGCCTATGGACTGTATCGGTACGATGGCACCCGTACAAAGATTTTTTTGAACACCAAGGATTCCACTTCCATATCGCATAACAACATTCATAAAATTTTTTTGGGACCTGAAGATAAACTATGGGTTAAAAATGTAAATGGGATTTTTGATGTATATGATCCCGATAATGAGCGTTTTGTTAGGGTCTCATCCGTGTTTTCCTCGGTATATCAGCTGGCATCGGAATCTTTGGGGATGATTCTGAAAGACCGACAGAATAGATTTTGGTTTACCCATCCCTCTAATGGAATCAGCATTTTCTATGAAGATACGGGGAGGACAGTATATGTGCAAAACACAAATCAAAAAGGCAGTCTTTCATCCAATGACATAGCCTCAATTGCGGAAGCCCCCAATGGCATGATCTGGGTCGTTCACCGTTCAGGAATAATAGATCTATTAGACCCCAACAATCTTATAGTCACTCAGACATTCCGGCTTCCAAAAGATGAAATCCCCACAACAGCTTCCTATGAAATTCTAATCGATTCCGATGGGGATGCCTGGATATTTGATCCAGACCGGGACTTAGGTGTTTTTCGAGTGGATGGCTTTAATCATACAATTGAGGCCAATAAGGAAAATAACGGTACTTACCGGCTCAATAATAATATGGTGAAAACCATCATTGAAGCTAAAAAAGGACAGATTTGGTTAGGCACAGATCACGGGGGGATCAACATCATTTCTAAATCTACGAAAACAATCAAATACCTGACTGGAGAAAACACCCAGGACAATTCCACGCCCCATAATGTCGTTTACTCCTTGTATAAGGATAATGAGGATATTATCTGGGTAGGGACCCATAAAAAAGGGGTCGCCTATTACCATCAGGGACTGTTACGGTTTTCCCACGTCAACAAGAATTTTGCCGATCACAATACTCTCCCTTTTAATGATGTAAATGCTTTTGCGGAGGATAGTCTGGGAAATCTGTACATAGGCACTAATGGAGGGGGGCTGTACTATCACAACAGGAAATCCAATACCTACAAGGAATATAAGCACAACCCAGATGATGATACCAGTCTTACCGGAGATGTAATCGTTGATTTGATGATTGACCACAAGGGGGTGTTGTGGATAGGCACATATCTGAATGGTTTGGGGAGTTTTGATGGCAAGAAATTTACAACCTACAGTTATCTCCCTGAAAATGACTCGGGTATTCCTGGGCCTAGTATTTGGAAACTTTTTGAGGACAGTACCGGGAAAATCTGGGTTGGAACTTTACGCTCAGGGATCTCGATGTTGGATAAGGATAGAAAGAAATTCCACAACTATCCTGCGGGTAGTGGCCCTTTTTTTACCAGTAACCAGTACATCACCGGTTTTGCAGAGGACAAAGAAGGAAATATTTGGGTGTCAGGTGGTAGTGGTTTGAATATGCTAAACTACCGGACAAAGGCAAATGCATTTTATTCAGAAACTCAGGGCAGGGGTCTGACCGATTCCAATATTAGTGATCTTTATGTGGATTCAGAAGGGATACTATGGATCACGACTTTGAGTGGACTGTTTTACCTTGATACTTCTGATACCACTTTTGTTCATTTTGGAAAGGATGAAGGTCTTCCCACAGATTACTTGGTGGATATGGTCGAAGATGAGGGCAAAAACCTCTGGATCAGTTCTCAGATGGGCTTAAGCTATGCCCAGGTTAACAGAAGACAAAAGCCATTCAGTATTACTTTTCAGAATTTTGACCAGAAAGATGGTTTACAGGCAGCTTTATTCAATAAGAATGCCGCACTGAAAACAACTAAAGATGAGTTTATCTTTGGTGGGCCAAACGGATATAACATTTTTAAATCCGAAAATTTTGCATTTGAGCGCAACAATCCCTCCGTGGTTTTTACGGATTTCCAACTGTTCAACGAAGAAGTCAGAGTAGGGGATAAGCAGGGTAACCGGGTTCTGTTACCAAAGGCTTTGGATAAAATGGATCAACTGGTCCTAAAACATGATGAGAATATTTTCTCGGTTGGCTTTAGTGCGCTGAATTTTCTCTACCCTGAAAAGAATAAGTACAGATATAAACTGACAGGGTTCAATGATGAATGGATTTATATGAATGACGACGTGGCAAAGGTCACCTTTACTAACTTGGATCCAGGCATTTATTCGCTGGTAGTTCAGCCAGGGACTGTATTGGATGGATGGAGTCCTTATGAATACAAGCTGGACATTAAGATCCTGGCGCCTTTTTGGAAAACACCGATCGCGTATTTTTTATATAGCATGTTTATTTTGGCTATTATTTTCTATTTCAGAAATCAAATGCTTGCCAGACAGCGGGAAAAATTTGACCGGGAACAGGCGATACAGGAAGCAAAGCGGGTACAGGAATTGGACCGGTTGAAAACAAAGTTTTTTACAAATCTAAGCCATGAGTTCAGAACCCCATTATCCTTAATTTTGACCCCTACAGAACATTTGATGGCGGGCACACAGAGTCAGGGACTACTTAGCCAGTATAAAATTATTCAGAGAAATGCGCGACGCTTGCTCAAGTTGATCAATCAACTGCTGGATGTGAAAAATCTTGAAAGTGGTGGGGTTATCTTTCACCCATCCGAAGGAGACATAGTCCAGTTTATAAAGGAATGTGTGGCTGATTTTTATGAATTATCCGAAAACAAGCATATTCACCTGAACTTCGAAACTAATACGCATGGACAGCAGGCGATTTTTGATCCTGACAAACTGGAAAAAATTATTTTCAATTTACTTTCCAATGCGTTCAAATTTACCCAAGAGGACGGTGCCATCACCGTGACGCTGGAATTGCTGCATGAAAATGAAGAAAGCGGTACACTGATACTCTCCGTATCTGACACCGGCGTAGGTATTGCCAAAGAGGATCAGGCAAAGATCTTTGAACGGTTCTATACTACTGAAGGGCATAAGCAGCAGCTTAATCAGGGTAGTGGGATTGGCTTGTCCCTTGTGCAGGATTTTGCCAAGGTTATGAATGGCAATATCAATGTAGAAAGTGAACTGGGTATGGGTTCTGTATTTACCTTGACGATACCTCTGGGACTTATCATTTCGGATCACTGGGACGAGGATGTAGAGGATGCGGGATTCGAAGGGGGAAATCTGAAGGATGTTATTCTTATCGCTGAGGATCATGTGGAGTTTAGAAATTACCTAAAAGATTGTCTATCTGATACCTATCAGATCATCACCACAAGTAATGGAACACAAGGATGGGAGCTGGCACAGCGGCATATACCTGATTTGATCATCTCTGACCTGATGATGCCTGAGATGGATGGTATGGAGTTTTGTCAGAAAGTGAAAGGGGAAATCAAGACATCCCATATACCCGTGATCCTACTCACTGCGAAGAAGTCCGAAGAAGCTATGGTCCAGAGCCTGGATAGTCGCTGTAATCTGTACTTGACCAAGCCCTTTAATCTTGAGGTTTTGCAACTCAGCATCAAGAATCTACTCCGTGAGCGCAATCTGATCCAAGAACAGAACCGGGAGAAGATCCAGATAAACGCATCAGAAGTAAGAGTGACTTCACTAGACGATCAGCTGATCCAAAAGGCAGTAGCTCTGGTGGAAAAATATATAGAAGACCCCCAGCTCTCCGTAGAATTCCTGAGTAAGGAGCTCGGAATGAGCAGGGTTCACCTGTATAAAAAACTTCAATCTATCACCGGGAAAAGCCCAATAGAATTCATTAGGCTGATTCGCCTGAAGAGGGCTTCCCAATTACTGGCCAAAAGCCAGCTGAATATCTCAGAAATCGCCTATATGGTAGGCTATAACAATGCAAAATATTTCACGAAGCAATTTAAAGCCGAATTCTCTATGCTTCCTTCTGAGTATGTCGCGCAACAACAGGAGCTGGCTGAAGATTAA
- a CDS encoding glycoside hydrolase family 5 protein, with amino-acid sequence MKKLLIIAGLIFSSCSEANVPDPNVNPPVATPEPDPVGEVRYYGQLEVNDGKLTDAEGAAVMLRGVSFGWHNWWPRFYNTSAVKWLKDDWNANLVRAAMGVDPAGAYLENPEFAISKIKAVVDAAIAEDMYVIIDWHSHDLYPEEAKAFFIEMAQSYGEYPHVIYELFNEPDYETWEEVKAYSEDIISEIRKHDPDNLILVGSPTWSQDIHLVAENPILGEENIMYVLHFYAATHKDYLRERAEKAYLEGLPLFVTECAGMEATGDGPIDEVSWNAWLDWMERRKISWAAWSIADKDETCSMLLPAAASDGNWEDSHIKPWGKLVKSALTKNLE; translated from the coding sequence ATGAAAAAACTTCTGATTATAGCAGGATTGATTTTCTCCTCCTGCTCTGAGGCCAATGTACCAGATCCCAATGTAAATCCGCCTGTCGCTACTCCTGAACCTGATCCTGTAGGTGAAGTAAGGTATTACGGGCAACTAGAGGTAAATGATGGTAAGTTGACAGACGCGGAAGGGGCAGCTGTGATGCTCCGAGGAGTGAGTTTTGGTTGGCATAACTGGTGGCCTAGATTTTACAATACTTCGGCTGTGAAATGGCTCAAAGATGACTGGAACGCAAATTTAGTCAGGGCAGCAATGGGAGTGGATCCGGCCGGTGCCTATCTTGAAAACCCTGAATTCGCCATAAGCAAAATAAAAGCGGTGGTGGATGCCGCTATAGCTGAGGACATGTATGTGATCATAGATTGGCATAGTCATGATCTTTATCCGGAAGAGGCCAAGGCTTTTTTTATAGAGATGGCACAGTCCTATGGTGAATACCCGCATGTGATCTACGAACTATTCAATGAGCCGGACTATGAAACATGGGAGGAAGTGAAAGCATATAGCGAGGATATCATAAGTGAAATCAGAAAGCATGACCCTGACAATCTGATTTTGGTAGGTTCTCCTACCTGGAGTCAGGATATTCATCTGGTGGCTGAAAACCCTATCCTTGGGGAGGAAAACATTATGTATGTACTGCATTTCTATGCAGCCACTCATAAAGACTATCTGCGGGAAAGGGCAGAAAAAGCGTACCTAGAAGGTTTGCCACTTTTTGTAACAGAATGTGCAGGCATGGAAGCGACGGGTGATGGCCCTATAGATGAGGTTTCTTGGAATGCTTGGCTTGATTGGATGGAGCGTAGAAAAATATCTTGGGCAGCTTGGTCTATTGCCGACAAGGATGAGACTTGTTCTATGCTTTTACCAGCAGCCGCGTCTGATGGAAACTGGGAAGATTCCCATATCAAGCCATGGGGAAAACTGGTGAAAAGTGCTTTAACGAAGAATCTTGAATAA
- a CDS encoding TonB-dependent receptor, whose amino-acid sequence MKKLLPLWLMLLAGVVQAQVTVNGTVKAEADGLALPGVTVLVKGTTTGVASDVDGTYSITVPSSESILVFSFIGYMSQEVVVGNQSTINVSLEEDMASLDEVVVVGYGTMKKRDMSSAQVSVTSEDIERTVNTTIEQALQGRAAGVYVTQNTGAPGGGISVNIRGVNSIGGTNQPLYVIDGVQVQPAAVSFGNTSATNPLAGINPSDIESMEILQGPSATAIYGSRGTNGVIMITTKRGKAGETKITYNYLYTLQDKPENLDVMSLSQYATMTNEISEITGGDPPAAFLDPSLLGSGTNWQDALFKTAPLNKHNITLTGGDEKTKFFISGEYFNQEGVAIGSSFDRYSLRTNIDNQTRKWLKLGLNLQLFHTDEQLATGSSDVINNAIQMAPNVPVTNPDGSWGGADPVNGSSLQFTPANPIALANLLNRSYKRRGAQGGFDVEIDIVKGLKFRSMVNTSINYNNGHFFTPTYTLGVVTNDTNSLLQESSNSFYWNWNQMFTYNKAWGKHALDVMASHEAQESQSEFLNGGRVNFPSNDLQELGLGSAQGATNSGGANQWAMESYFARVNYTFNEKYILLGAFRADGSANFGPENRWGYFPSVSAAWRVSEETFLQDATWLDEFKIRFETGLTGNQGDANAIFAPLSSPSVPTPWGGGFLVSRFGNPNLQWEETSTVNLGFNLNILNNRIQIEGDFYLKKTDNLLLPNPLPWYMGTSAEGSIGTPTVNIGALENRGYGITINTINIDNRATGFSWSSNYNFSGFRTEVTKFFSETAFIDRTSWWLNNFTARAQPGYAPWLFYGYQTDGLFQTIEEVESSARPVDNSGNPIQVDRENGIYVGDIKYKDLNGDGVIDERDQTFIGNPWPKFTFGMTQQFTYKGFALDILFTGALGVDIYNYNRFVNTNPNNVNLGRNMLLETYDYARIEMDGSGNPFIANPETDIPRITATDLNGNGTRISDKFVEDGSFVRIKNINLSYVVPNEILGKQNVVRSLKLGFGVQNAFTFTKYKGYDPEVGAAVGNNVSAGNQLISVDYGRYPQTRMYTFSLGVDF is encoded by the coding sequence ATGAAAAAACTATTACCGCTTTGGCTCATGCTGTTGGCAGGTGTAGTCCAGGCTCAGGTCACGGTCAATGGAACCGTAAAGGCTGAAGCTGATGGACTCGCTCTGCCCGGAGTAACAGTGCTGGTGAAAGGAACCACCACTGGCGTAGCGTCTGATGTCGATGGAACCTATTCTATTACTGTTCCTTCCTCAGAATCCATCCTGGTCTTTAGCTTTATCGGCTATATGTCTCAGGAAGTCGTAGTAGGTAACCAATCCACAATCAATGTATCCCTTGAAGAAGATATGGCTTCTTTGGATGAGGTTGTAGTGGTAGGTTATGGTACTATGAAAAAACGTGATATGTCTTCCGCACAGGTTTCTGTGACTTCCGAAGATATAGAGCGTACTGTCAACACTACCATTGAGCAAGCACTTCAAGGACGTGCTGCCGGCGTGTATGTAACACAAAATACAGGTGCTCCAGGTGGTGGAATTTCAGTCAATATACGTGGAGTCAACTCAATAGGGGGGACTAACCAACCACTATATGTAATTGATGGGGTACAGGTACAGCCTGCTGCTGTTTCTTTTGGCAACACTTCAGCAACCAATCCTCTAGCTGGCATCAACCCTAGTGATATAGAGTCAATGGAAATCCTGCAAGGCCCATCTGCCACAGCGATCTATGGATCAAGAGGGACCAATGGTGTAATCATGATCACGACTAAACGGGGTAAAGCCGGTGAGACCAAAATCACCTACAACTACCTATACACGCTTCAGGATAAGCCGGAAAACCTGGATGTAATGTCTTTAAGCCAATATGCAACCATGACCAATGAGATCAGTGAAATCACCGGAGGTGATCCACCCGCTGCTTTTTTGGATCCGTCTCTATTAGGCTCTGGTACCAACTGGCAAGATGCGCTTTTTAAAACCGCTCCGTTGAACAAGCATAATATCACGCTAACAGGTGGTGATGAAAAAACCAAATTCTTTATCTCCGGTGAATACTTCAACCAAGAAGGGGTGGCTATAGGATCTTCTTTTGACCGCTATTCCCTAAGAACAAATATTGATAACCAAACCAGAAAATGGTTGAAATTAGGATTGAACTTGCAGCTTTTCCATACAGATGAGCAATTAGCCACTGGTAGTTCTGATGTGATCAATAATGCCATACAAATGGCACCAAATGTACCTGTTACCAATCCTGATGGATCCTGGGGCGGTGCTGATCCAGTAAATGGATCCAGCCTACAATTTACACCGGCTAACCCGATCGCTTTGGCAAATCTATTGAACCGAAGCTATAAACGAAGGGGAGCCCAGGGTGGATTTGATGTTGAAATCGACATAGTAAAAGGTCTTAAGTTCCGTTCTATGGTGAACACCAGCATCAACTATAACAATGGCCACTTTTTCACACCGACCTATACGCTAGGTGTGGTGACGAATGATACCAACTCACTATTGCAGGAATCCAGTAACAGTTTTTATTGGAACTGGAACCAGATGTTTACTTATAATAAAGCATGGGGTAAGCATGCATTAGATGTGATGGCCAGCCATGAAGCGCAGGAGAGCCAGTCCGAATTTCTGAATGGAGGCAGGGTGAATTTTCCTTCTAATGACCTACAAGAGCTAGGCTTAGGTTCTGCTCAAGGAGCTACCAATAGTGGTGGAGCAAATCAGTGGGCGATGGAATCTTATTTTGCCAGAGTAAACTATACCTTCAATGAGAAATATATTCTATTAGGTGCATTCAGAGCTGATGGCTCTGCAAACTTTGGTCCAGAAAACAGATGGGGTTATTTCCCATCGGTATCGGCTGCATGGAGAGTATCTGAAGAGACTTTCTTGCAAGATGCCACTTGGTTGGACGAATTCAAGATCCGATTCGAGACAGGTTTAACGGGTAACCAAGGTGATGCAAACGCAATCTTTGCACCACTTAGCTCACCGAGTGTCCCTACTCCTTGGGGCGGTGGATTCCTGGTTTCTAGATTTGGTAATCCAAATCTGCAATGGGAAGAGACCTCTACTGTGAACCTTGGTTTCAATTTGAATATTCTAAACAATAGAATCCAGATCGAGGGAGACTTTTACCTAAAGAAAACTGACAATTTATTGTTGCCAAATCCACTCCCGTGGTACATGGGGACTTCAGCAGAAGGTAGTATAGGAACTCCTACTGTGAATATAGGAGCTTTGGAAAACAGAGGGTATGGTATCACCATCAATACGATCAATATTGACAACAGGGCAACCGGTTTCTCTTGGTCATCTAATTACAACTTCTCTGGATTCCGTACAGAAGTTACCAAGTTCTTCTCTGAAACGGCCTTTATTGACCGTACATCCTGGTGGCTCAATAACTTTACCGCAAGAGCCCAGCCGGGTTATGCACCCTGGTTGTTTTATGGATATCAGACTGATGGCCTGTTCCAGACTATCGAGGAAGTAGAATCCAGCGCCAGACCGGTAGATAACTCAGGAAACCCCATCCAGGTAGATCGTGAAAACGGTATCTATGTAGGAGATATCAAATACAAAGATCTCAATGGTGATGGCGTGATAGATGAGCGGGATCAGACTTTCATAGGTAATCCTTGGCCCAAGTTCACTTTTGGTATGACTCAGCAGTTCACGTATAAAGGATTCGCCCTTGACATTCTTTTCACAGGAGCCTTAGGAGTAGATATCTATAATTACAACAGATTTGTCAATACCAACCCTAACAACGTAAACCTTGGCCGAAACATGCTTTTGGAGACTTACGATTATGCTAGAATCGAGATGGATGGTTCAGGCAATCCATTCATAGCCAATCCCGAAACAGATATTCCTAGAATCACGGCTACTGACCTGAATGGAAACGGAACCAGAATTTCCGACAAATTCGTAGAAGACGGATCTTTTGTGAGAATTAAAAACATCAACCTTTCCTATGTAGTCCCTAATGAAATTCTTGGAAAGCAGAATGTAGTTAGAAGTCTTAAACTGGGTTTTGGTGTTCAGAATGCATTCACTTTTACCAAATACAAAGGATATGATCCTGAAGTTGGAGCGGCTGTGGGCAATAACGTTTCTGCCGGAAATCAATTGATCAGTGTGGACTACGGAAGATATCCTCAGACCAGAATGTACACATTCAGCTTAGGTGTTGACTTCTAA